From Shewanella psychrophila, a single genomic window includes:
- the barA gene encoding two-component sensor histidine kinase BarA, whose translation MNNADNMTKYSLRSWVLVLALAPTILVGVLLGSYFTINRFYELEQTLIEQGSNIIEPLAIAAAIGLERNDFESTKKLITAIQLNKASLVQFIAIFDTNNRVIVTSHHYKNHEMMRYDQPFNSLLNTQLEQVGDSIILRTPIFSTDNELNLNTDENNDTERLIATKLGYIAVLVNKENALLEQHRAAVAAFIIVLIGVQLNLLFTFRLVKNVTQPITEMVRVVAKIREGKLDTRVDGNLIGELDLLKRGINAMAGSLSEYHDEMQQNIDQATSDLRETLEQIEIQNVELDLAKKRALEASRIKSEFLANMSHELRTPLNGVIGFAKQLLKTPLHSSQQDYVKTIEKSATNLLGIINDILDFSKLEAGKMVLENMPFALRETLDDTITLLSNSAREKDIELVVDIDQSIPEDLSGDAMRFSQIITNLVGNAIKFTDIGSVHLKLQLTESTNDKINLRFEVIDTGIGIDEEQQELLFQAFGQADSSISRRFGGTGLGLIITKRLINRMGGQVGCHSKPNTGSTFWFTLPLSTSLYPIGQIQSVDKLLNKSILLLEPRELSNNTLDRQVRHWGMRLTNIRSGEQLAHYFSQHDVYYDYALISNKGMDKDIDISLQLEKIKARCRYLIFIGGDQEYELHSILPFADKVMSAPIGEKVLAQTLIDPQPNSENLQLLKEFTPPETISREPMSVLAVDDNPANLKLIDTLLKEIVSQVSVVSSGDGAIKQAKERSFDLIFMDIQMPGTDGISATKQIRQHSLNRNTPIIAVTAHTIAEERERIEQSGMDGYLPKPIDEASLKSVISRWKTRPRFTHFDQFTLNWDLCLTQANNKTDLALDMLKMLVDSLPETTDQLQDSLDNLDEKQMLSTVHKLHGASCYCGVPTTQKLCHEIESRLKLGIGITEVEPEILELLDELTKVESAANQVLSQLSTDVLDDKQARLL comes from the coding sequence ATGAATAACGCCGATAACATGACGAAATACAGCCTCCGCTCTTGGGTGCTTGTACTTGCGTTAGCGCCAACTATTCTTGTCGGTGTTCTACTAGGCAGCTATTTTACCATAAATCGTTTCTATGAACTCGAACAAACTCTCATAGAACAGGGCAGCAATATTATCGAGCCACTGGCGATTGCTGCGGCCATCGGCCTAGAGAGAAATGACTTCGAAAGTACCAAAAAACTGATCACTGCAATCCAGTTAAACAAAGCCTCTTTAGTACAGTTCATCGCTATTTTTGATACCAATAATCGTGTCATAGTCACTTCACATCATTATAAAAATCATGAAATGATGCGTTACGATCAACCTTTTAACAGCCTGCTCAATACTCAACTCGAACAAGTTGGCGACAGCATCATACTGCGCACGCCTATTTTCTCAACCGACAATGAACTTAACCTTAATACCGATGAAAACAATGATACTGAACGCCTAATCGCGACTAAGCTCGGCTACATAGCAGTATTAGTGAATAAAGAAAATGCGTTACTGGAGCAACATAGAGCTGCCGTTGCCGCCTTTATTATCGTCTTGATCGGTGTTCAGCTAAATTTACTTTTCACCTTCAGACTGGTGAAAAACGTCACTCAACCCATCACCGAAATGGTGCGAGTTGTGGCTAAGATCCGTGAAGGAAAGCTTGATACCCGAGTCGATGGCAACTTGATTGGCGAGCTGGATCTGCTCAAACGTGGTATTAATGCCATGGCAGGCTCTCTGTCGGAATATCACGATGAGATGCAGCAAAATATCGATCAGGCAACATCGGATTTAAGGGAAACCTTAGAGCAGATCGAGATCCAGAACGTTGAGCTTGATCTCGCTAAGAAACGTGCACTAGAGGCCAGTCGGATAAAATCAGAATTTCTGGCCAACATGTCCCATGAATTAAGGACTCCGCTCAACGGCGTCATAGGCTTTGCGAAACAACTCCTCAAGACGCCACTACATTCGAGTCAACAGGACTATGTTAAAACCATAGAAAAAAGCGCGACTAACCTGCTAGGGATCATTAACGATATCTTAGATTTCTCAAAACTCGAAGCGGGGAAAATGGTATTGGAAAACATGCCATTCGCACTAAGAGAGACCTTAGACGATACTATTACCTTGTTATCTAATAGCGCCCGTGAAAAAGATATTGAGTTAGTGGTAGATATCGACCAGTCGATACCTGAAGACCTCTCCGGTGATGCCATGCGCTTTAGCCAAATCATCACCAACTTGGTGGGAAATGCCATCAAATTTACCGATATCGGTAGCGTGCATTTAAAACTACAGCTAACAGAATCGACCAACGACAAGATCAATTTAAGATTTGAAGTAATAGATACCGGAATTGGTATCGATGAGGAGCAACAAGAACTGCTTTTTCAGGCTTTTGGCCAGGCAGATTCATCCATTTCCCGTCGCTTTGGCGGAACGGGTCTTGGGCTTATCATCACAAAGCGACTGATCAACCGTATGGGCGGGCAGGTTGGCTGTCACTCCAAACCGAATACGGGATCAACCTTCTGGTTCACTCTTCCTCTAAGCACCAGCTTATATCCAATAGGCCAAATCCAGTCAGTGGATAAGCTCCTCAATAAATCTATTTTATTGCTTGAACCCAGAGAGCTGTCGAACAACACCTTAGATCGCCAAGTAAGGCATTGGGGAATGCGGCTCACCAATATTCGCTCCGGTGAGCAGCTAGCTCATTACTTTAGTCAGCATGATGTTTATTATGATTATGCCCTGATCAGCAATAAGGGCATGGACAAAGACATTGATATCTCCTTACAACTTGAAAAAATTAAAGCTAGATGTCGCTACCTCATCTTCATCGGCGGAGATCAGGAATATGAACTCCACAGCATCTTACCCTTTGCCGACAAGGTCATGTCGGCGCCAATTGGCGAAAAAGTACTAGCACAAACCTTAATCGATCCTCAGCCTAACTCTGAGAATCTACAGCTACTCAAAGAATTTACGCCTCCAGAGACTATTTCAAGGGAGCCTATGAGTGTACTGGCTGTGGATGATAATCCGGCAAACCTAAAGTTAATCGATACCTTACTCAAAGAGATAGTCAGCCAAGTCTCGGTTGTTAGCAGTGGCGATGGCGCCATCAAACAGGCTAAGGAGCGTAGTTTTGATCTTATATTTATGGATATCCAGATGCCTGGTACAGATGGCATCAGCGCCACAAAACAGATACGGCAACACTCCCTCAATCGTAATACTCCTATCATAGCAGTGACGGCCCATACCATCGCCGAAGAGAGAGAGCGAATCGAGCAGAGTGGTATGGATGGCTACTTACCTAAACCCATAGATGAAGCCTCACTAAAAAGCGTGATCAGTCGCTGGAAGACCCGGCCCAGATTCACCCATTTCGATCAGTTCACCCTTAATTGGGATCTGTGTTTAACCCAGGCAAATAATAAGACAGACTTAGCTCTGGATATGCTGAAAATGTTGGTAGATTCATTACCTGAGACCACAGACCAGCTACAAGACTCCTTAGATAACCTCGATGAGAAACAGATGCTCAGCACAGTGCATAAGCTACATGGCGCGAGTTGCTACTGCGGCGTACCGACGACACAGAAACTTTGCCATGAGATAGAGTCTAGATTAAAACTAGGAATAGGTATCACCGAGGTGGAACCTGAAATACTTGAGTTACTTGATGAACTAACTAAGGTAGAATCGGCTGCAAATCAAGTGTTATCACAGTTATCAACGGATGTATTAGATGACAAACAAGCTCGGCTTCTTTAA
- a CDS encoding YjaG family protein → MTNKLGFFKRVKALDLQQKKVFAIALCQRMLPNYQLFSEVCEFGDPQVLDTALSLLWQSIYDKKLKLNIDIYLERLELNTPEPADFDVYGVYPAMDASTAIIALLSAIQSKVEEDIVNISKLSSSTVANYIEAISDVELDEDAFDDYIFNHEVMVEEKELQSTLLQLIEDNPKLNADFVKSLRKEIIQSGVSNIGIGLPES, encoded by the coding sequence ATGACAAACAAGCTCGGCTTCTTTAAACGCGTAAAAGCGTTAGACTTACAACAGAAAAAAGTATTCGCCATCGCATTGTGCCAACGTATGCTGCCTAATTATCAACTTTTTTCAGAGGTGTGTGAGTTTGGTGATCCACAAGTGCTCGATACTGCACTTAGCCTACTATGGCAATCTATCTATGATAAAAAGTTAAAGCTAAACATAGATATCTACCTGGAAAGGTTAGAGCTAAACACGCCAGAACCAGCCGACTTCGATGTCTATGGTGTCTATCCAGCCATGGATGCAAGCACTGCAATCATAGCCTTATTGAGTGCCATTCAGAGTAAAGTCGAAGAAGATATTGTCAATATCAGTAAGCTCTCTTCGAGCACTGTAGCCAATTACATAGAAGCGATTTCCGATGTCGAGCTTGACGAAGACGCATTCGACGACTACATCTTTAATCATGAGGTCATGGTTGAAGAGAAAGAGCTGCAAAGCACACTACTTCAACTGATTGAAGACAATCCTAAATTAAATGCAGACTTTGTGAAGTCACTGCGAAAAGAGATCATTCAATCCGGCGTATCTAACATAGGTATCGGACTGCCTGAGAGCTAA
- a CDS encoding AEC family transporter, with translation MSPILTPLFAVLGIMLLGSLIQRSRILSPDTDQVLNQYVYYIAFPAIMLIALAETPIEGILQWGFIAGYSLAMVLTYILVMLVSCVTNKGRTDIAALRALNTTFGNCAFIGMPLLTMLFPDNGNALTAAAITTLLSVIIFALVLVTVELYQGQKQVSPLVVIFQSLIQNPIVIGSTIGMVISALNIHVNESISIMLRQIGMTSSPCALFAIGMVLAKATGGQELPLSSAIPHDTRQLTVREKTFHHFAELTWINVCKLFIQPALAYILLIAFGVEGDLLIMGVLLASLPTAASVFLLAQRYRIKSAISAQTIMLGTVLSILTLPSIDYLLRS, from the coding sequence ATGTCACCTATCTTAACCCCATTGTTTGCCGTACTTGGGATCATGTTGCTGGGCTCGCTTATCCAGAGAAGCAGAATCCTGTCACCCGATACAGACCAGGTATTAAACCAATATGTTTACTACATAGCTTTCCCGGCTATCATGCTGATTGCCTTGGCTGAAACCCCTATCGAAGGTATTTTGCAATGGGGATTTATTGCCGGTTATAGCTTAGCTATGGTATTGACCTACATATTGGTGATGCTGGTGTCCTGCGTAACCAATAAAGGCCGCACTGATATAGCCGCACTCAGGGCGCTAAACACCACATTCGGTAACTGTGCTTTTATCGGCATGCCCTTACTCACCATGCTGTTTCCCGACAATGGCAACGCATTAACCGCAGCCGCCATTACGACACTTTTATCCGTCATCATTTTTGCCTTGGTCTTAGTTACCGTCGAGTTGTACCAAGGGCAGAAGCAAGTATCCCCTCTTGTCGTTATTTTTCAGTCTCTGATACAGAATCCAATTGTCATTGGCAGCACTATAGGCATGGTTATTTCGGCTCTTAATATTCACGTCAACGAATCAATATCAATCATGCTACGCCAGATAGGCATGACCTCTAGCCCTTGTGCACTTTTTGCAATCGGCATGGTACTCGCCAAGGCTACTGGCGGCCAGGAACTCCCTCTATCCTCAGCTATACCCCATGACACTCGTCAATTAACGGTTAGAGAAAAGACTTTCCATCATTTCGCCGAATTGACCTGGATTAATGTGTGCAAATTATTCATACAACCCGCGCTGGCTTATATACTCTTAATAGCCTTTGGCGTCGAGGGAGATTTGCTGATCATGGGGGTGCTGCTAGCTTCCTTACCCACGGCTGCCAGTGTGTTCTTGTTAGCACAAAGATATCGGATAAAGTCAGCAATCAGCGCTCAAACGATCATGTTAGGTACAGTGCTGAGTATCCTGACCTTGCCAAGCATAGATTATTTACTTCGTAGCTAG
- the recN gene encoding DNA repair protein RecN: protein MLCQLSINNFAIVRFLELDFRPGMTSITGETGAGKSIAIDALGLCLGNRADASTVRPGADKAEVSARFSLSDIPVAKRWLEDNDLDHDNDCILRRTVNSDGRSRAYINGNPVPLSQAKNLGQLLIGIHGQHAHHAMLKSEHQLTLLDSYANHKMLLDSVTAGYQRCKLIEKELKALTLSQHERISRKQLLQYQVEELDEFNLSPGEFEEIEAEHKKLANGTALVEACKNELFILQENDQGNVESMINAGITQAQELESYDPLLTSVVSMLNEALIQVQESSSELEAYLAGLELDPEHFAHLEQRLSKTMQLARKHHVSPSGLAAHHLMLKAELISLDSDEEALDDLRLQVAASRESYLVHAKKLNQSRCRYAKELDKQVTQSIHELSMPKGKFSISIAFNEELSSPNGCDTIEFLVTTNPGQPLQPLSKVASGGELSRIGLGIQVITAKKVSTPTLIFDEVDVGISGPTAAVVGRMLRKLGDSTQVLCVTHLPQVAGNGHQHMFVDKKSKAGKTETSMTPLDKNQRIEELARLLGGDEITNNTLANAKELLRV, encoded by the coding sequence ATGCTTTGCCAACTCAGCATCAATAATTTCGCCATAGTTCGCTTCCTTGAGCTGGACTTCAGGCCCGGAATGACCAGCATTACCGGTGAAACCGGGGCGGGTAAATCGATTGCAATTGACGCCTTAGGCCTGTGTTTAGGTAACAGAGCCGATGCCAGTACGGTAAGGCCTGGCGCGGATAAAGCTGAAGTGAGTGCCAGATTCTCCTTGAGTGATATCCCTGTTGCCAAACGTTGGCTCGAAGATAACGATCTTGACCATGATAATGACTGCATACTCAGGCGCACAGTTAATAGTGATGGACGCTCCAGGGCATACATCAATGGTAATCCTGTCCCCTTATCACAAGCCAAAAATCTAGGCCAACTGCTTATTGGTATCCACGGTCAACATGCGCACCATGCCATGCTAAAGAGTGAACATCAGCTTACCTTATTAGACAGTTACGCCAATCATAAAATGCTACTCGACTCTGTCACTGCTGGTTATCAACGCTGTAAATTGATAGAGAAAGAACTTAAAGCCTTAACGCTATCACAACATGAACGTATCTCTCGAAAACAGCTACTCCAATATCAAGTCGAAGAACTCGATGAATTCAACCTATCTCCAGGAGAATTTGAAGAGATAGAGGCAGAGCATAAGAAACTTGCCAATGGCACTGCTCTGGTCGAAGCCTGTAAAAATGAGCTGTTCATCTTACAGGAGAATGATCAGGGCAACGTCGAGTCCATGATCAATGCAGGCATCACTCAAGCCCAAGAACTGGAGTCATATGACCCTCTACTAACGAGTGTGGTCAGTATGCTAAACGAAGCCCTCATTCAAGTTCAGGAAAGCAGTAGCGAACTTGAGGCTTACCTAGCAGGGTTAGAGCTTGATCCTGAACATTTCGCACATTTAGAGCAGAGATTATCCAAGACCATGCAGCTGGCTCGTAAGCACCACGTCAGCCCGAGCGGACTAGCCGCTCACCACCTCATGCTAAAAGCTGAGCTTATCTCCCTCGACTCTGACGAAGAAGCTTTGGACGATCTCAGGCTACAGGTAGCCGCCAGTCGAGAAAGCTATCTGGTACATGCCAAGAAACTCAACCAGAGCCGCTGTCGTTATGCCAAAGAGCTAGACAAGCAGGTCACTCAATCTATCCATGAATTGAGTATGCCTAAAGGGAAATTTTCAATCTCAATCGCATTCAATGAAGAACTCAGCTCCCCTAATGGCTGCGACACCATAGAGTTTCTCGTCACTACTAATCCTGGCCAGCCTCTTCAGCCACTATCTAAAGTAGCATCGGGTGGCGAGCTGTCCAGAATAGGCCTGGGGATCCAAGTCATTACAGCCAAAAAAGTATCGACCCCGACGCTCATTTTTGATGAGGTCGATGTGGGGATTTCAGGACCAACGGCAGCAGTTGTTGGACGAATGCTGAGAAAGTTAGGTGATTCTACTCAAGTCTTGTGTGTGACCCACCTGCCTCAAGTTGCCGGTAACGGACACCAACACATGTTTGTCGACAAGAAGAGCAAAGCAGGAAAGACTGAAACATCCATGACACCATTGGACAAGAATCAGCGCATCGAAGAGCTCGCCCGTTTACTGGGTGGCGACGAAATAACCAACAACACATTAGCAAACGCGAAGGAACTATTACGAGTGTAG